The genomic segment CACCACTCGGTTATTGCATTTCCCCTGAGCCTGTGATTCATTAATCAAATGTTCATACATGCCCTGTAAATACATGGAGAACACAGTCAACCCTCTGAGCGTTCGGTGCCCCCCGGCACAAATGCTCTTTCATGTTTCTGACAAAAATCCCCAAATGTCCCATCCCCTCTGTACGCCTCCCTCCTGTCCATTCaactcttcctctgtctttctatcttcCAAAGCTGAAGAATGTCGCCGCTCCTTTGCTCCTGCATACTTGATGTTCCTGCTTTGTCCACACAGCCGGTCAGCCgtccactaaaaaaaaaaaaaaacatggatgaACACACAGATCAGACAGGCGATCTAAATGATGCCTTTATGTGCTTTGCCATTGCTTCTCCATGGTAGAGAACAGATGAGGGATTCTTCTTCCTCTCTATCTATCCATCCTCACCCTTGCCCTGGCTCTCTCACAGAAGGGACAGTTCCCTCCTTTAAAAAGCACGGCTCATCATAATACAAGAATTTGTATTGTACAGGAAAACAGTCTGGCATAGCTCAAACTAAGGGGGCAACAGACAGATTATCCATGGTAACAGAGCTTTGCACACAAggatattttcttttcctcacagAGGAACACAATTGCTGCCAGTGTCACTGGGTCACATTTTTTCCGGTCCCTGGTTAATGGGCTGTAGAGATGGTTAGCACGTACGATTAGTTTTAATCTACTACATTTGACTGGGAGAGGAAGGGATTGAATACATTTCAGCACACCACTGAGGTTTGTATCTCgcacagaaaatgaagcaaagtattttttttgttcGACCAGAGTCACTTCAGATTCTTGGAGTGGACCCAGAGGAAGAGAGCTGATTGAgaaagtcaaatattttttactttattcaGCTTTTGCACCCagcagtgtaaaaacattttagattgCAGAGATTAATTGTGCAAGTTGACTTAAACATGCAGGTGTTGTGATGGAGGAAAGCACATGAAGAAGATTAAACAGTGGGAATACTTCAGTGTCTTTGAAGTAATGAATCAAAGTGCATGAGTTTTGTAGCCTAACGTGTAATTTTGTGCGCCCCTTCACTTTTACAATAGCTACAGTTTTATTTACCTGTAGCTATTGTAAAAGTGTTTTGAAAAAGGGAATTAGAATTAGAAAAAAATTGATATAATaagaaacataaaatgaaatgttaaaaaaatctcttctgTATGAAAAACACTTCCCAAAAATGCTTTGAAATAATTGGCCAAAATTGTTAACTGTACACAAcatgcaaataataataatgattagaTGGTTGTTACAGTAGTTCTCTCTATAATGTAATTCCCTGAATCTGATTTAagagtgttttttaattatttgccTTCAgttgctgttttaaatgtgtgttagattatatatacagtacatgataTTACATCCAAAGCATCCTACAGTAAAGGGTAATTAATAACACATAGTGCTTCGTGAGGTATAGCACAAAACACCATTATCTCTTTGACAAACCCACCTGCTACAGCTGATCACTTTCACCACGATGCATAACTCAGTTAAAGTTAATGCCACTCAAAAACACACTAAGACAAGCAAACAATCATATCAACACGCAACACCATCATATATTATTGCTACAAGAAAGAAATTAGCTCTAGCGTGACTAAAAGGAGATATTGGCATAATTCTGAAGAGTGTCCttgtgcttgtgcttgtgtTGTTGAGGTGTTTGAGGTGGGTGAGGAATTCATCTtgtttgatgaaatgtttttagcTGAGAAGTTTGTAAAAGTTACTGAGCACTTGGCCTCTATTACTTAAGGCTTAAGGCTAACTTCGTCTTAATGCCATAGGTGTAGTCCTTCAATGTGGGCAAACACTGATTTTAGTCATAGTTTCTACTGCTCTATGTCACATCAACATGGGAGTGCTGAGCTGGACCTAGTGATCATTATAAGTAAGTCCCTTTGAGACTTCAACATGATGTAAGGTGCAAAAAAGTCCTTCATCAAATCTCCCAGAATCTGGTGTGTTGATAAAGTCGAAGATCAAGATCTTGTCTTAAGTCCATTGAAACAGAGACAGTGGTGCAAAATGAATAGTGTTTCCTTGAATGCTGTTCTTTTGCAGatgaatatataaaaatgttagGTCATTAAATTCAGCAGAGCACCAAAGAAATGTCTAAAATGTTTCCTGACGAATTATTCAGTGTGCTCACAATGCCAGGCAACAAATAAGAGTCCAACCAGTTAACAGCAGTTTTTGTCTAAAATTGCTCAGCAACAAAGTTTCCAGGATGTATAAAATGAATTACTGTAGTTTAAAAGAGTTTGAAAACCTTCAGTGTCACAACAGTCTCACGCGGCTCTGGATACTGAGCAGTTTGAATCTTAAAAAGGAGGAAGTTCCCTGTCAGTAGTCTTTTTTAAACAGTGCTGTCAAAGCAGCACAAAGTCCCCAGCAGTGGTGACCGTCCTCCTCGGGTCACGGATGAAGGGCCATTCTCTCTTCTCTGGGGTCAGGCCTGCCGACAGGTCGTAATCTCTGCCGTGACCTTGCACGAAAGTGAATGCTGGGTATTTCTCCTTCGCTGACGGCTGCAGAACCTGGAACAACAACAGACCTGTGTTTCAGAGGAGCGCTGGTGTTACACCACACTGAACATCTCACAGCCGTTTCTGTTGAATTTTGACACTTAACATAATGAGAAGCATCTTCTCTCTCAGGTTGCAAGTAGAGaaattgtgttcattttaatacATAGAGATAGAGTCCTCTCAGCAGAGGCACTGATAAGTTTAAGGAGGGAAGTCTGGTTTACAATGTCTACCCAATCTGCTGACTGGTAAATAAGCAAGTACGAAGTGAGGCAGATTCATGGCTAAATGCTGCCACCTACTGGCCAATTTCTGACACAAACATTTGCTAGTACACAAAACAGGATTAATATACAGcagcattaaaataataataatagtacttgtgatatgactgaaaaaAATTGTGGCATTTGTAGAGTGATCTTTAAGGCATCCTGTGTTAAGGCAGCACCTTAGACAGCTCTTGGCTGATTCTCTCATAATCTTGGATGCTTCTAGAGTAGAAACCTATGGTGCAGCTTGGGTCCATCTTGCTGAAAGGCATCTTCTTTGGTGAGGGGCAATGATATGACtagacaaaaagagacaaaacaccTCAGAAAATATTCATCAAGCTGAAGGGCCAGGCAACTGTGgggcatacatacatacactccATGGAAGGCGTCAACACAAAATAAGCTGTATTCTGCATCATTTGATGAATGAAATCCTATTTATCTGCTGTCACAGCATCCATAAATTTACAACTCTGGTGTGTGTCACATTGTATACCACGGCATGCAAAAGCATAAAACAAAGTTGCTATACAGTGTTGTGTGCTGCTTTTTATGTATGGGTCCTGAAATATTCAGGCTCACAGTACCTGATCCTGTATTTGCCGTATTTCTCTTAAGTGGCAGCTTCACACATCTGAGCAGCAAATAAATCAGCAGATAGGGACTTGGTAATTGGGCCGAGGGCTGCTTTAAGATTCATACCCTTAAGTACTAACAGAAACTATTAAATTCACATTACTGGGGCCCCAGTCAGCTCGTCTGTGTAATTTCACATTACCTGGAGAGGGAAATCGCTGGTGCTGACATCCACAAAAGACTGACAGTAATGAGGGTCCATGTAAATCAAGCTGTCATCTGcaaggacaaaacaaaagacaagttATTCAAAAACATCGGATTATTACAAAAACGCGCTTCTCTCCAATTTCTATGCAGAGTAGCTCAAAGTCACCCGCTTGGCCTACTGTTAGGCTTGTGTGCGTCAAATATGCCTCCCAGAAGGTTGTTGCTTTTTAATATCCACCAGGGTGGATTAAATTCTGCATAATCACATGCGTTTGTACAAGCACATTCTTTACACCCACAAAAAAAAGgttgtcatttaatttttgtGTGGGGGAATTACTTTTACAAACACGCAATTATATTCGACCATTTGCATATGATAAATGCAGCGCTGAGCTGAGCCTTGGCAGGGAGAATGTATTGCTTGTCATTTAGACATCATCCACCACTGTATTTCAAATTGGTAAAATGTAAATGCGTAAATATTGACTGCCAAGATGTACAACTGAAGGTTCCTCCTGGCTCCTGAAGGTGATGAAGAGTGGCTCACTTTGGGGCTGGATGAAATTTAATGCATGCCTCCTATGGAAATCAATTACAGCCTACAACTTGGGAGGTTTACTTGTGATAAATGGGCGAGGCTTTGATGGGTCAGAGAGAATAAAGTAAGCCCTGCTTCACTTGCTTCCATCTCCACTCCTCTCCGTTTTCCTCACGCAAACAGGAATACATTAACTTACTTTGTCTCTTCACATAAGAAGGGTATATTATGCAAAATAATCTGCTATTCACACcaacctctctctgtgtgtctttctctgttttgcatTAAGCTAACACTAACCTTGAAATCCTACAAAGTAGCAGGCCTGTTTGGGCTTCCCTCCGATGATGCCTATGCAGTACTCCAGACTCAGTATGCTCTGAATGAACAGAGAAGGACAAAGAAACATACAGACTGAACCTAAAtgctttcattttgtatttcagtgacTGTAAAACTAGTATATTAAACTCACCATACACCCCAATGACCATTTCCTATTTACAGTATAATTACTGTCCCCCCTTGTAAAACCACTAACCAGCCTTGTTattaagtatgtgtgtgtggatataaAACTCTGtcatttaaaactaaatttaaactTAATTCACCCTAACCTACATGTCCGCCTCACCTTTGCAAACTCAAAATACTCAGGGTTCGTCTTCTCCCCGCCCAGCCTCACAGGGACGAGGATGATGACGGCTCGGCTGTCtggcagggtggaggaggacgCTGGTTGGTTGTTCTGCGGCGGAGGAGGAGCATCCGATCTCTCAGCAGAGGCCTGCCCTGCTGTCGGTGCCCTGTGGCTATCGACGACATCCGCACTGTACACTACAGAGGATCAATAATGCAAAGGTCAGATGGAGgtcattttgtctgtgtctgtgtctggcCTGTCAGTCTATCAGTCATTCTGTCTGTTCAGGCTCTAAGTCAATCAGTCCtgattttttaatttcctgCGTCATGTCAGGCTGACCAACTGTCCAAAATACAAAGAGATTCAATTGACAGTCATGTAAGACAAAGTCTCACTTTCTgagaagcaggaaacagcaaatatttatttttttaggttAATAACAAATATTAAACAACTTTAATGATTCATGATTGATCAGCAACATTTCTGACAATTTTCAGTTGATTAACATTTGATTAATTAAGCAATCATTTCAGCACTAAATTCCTTTATACTCATTATGCATGTATGGTGCACAAGTTACAGTCACTTCCACTTTTCTCTCTGCTACTCGCTAGTACCAAACTTGTAATACACcatcacactcactctcacactaGCTATCTTCTGCCCTGGCTACTGAGAAGacaaacatgaatcaaaacacAGATCACTGAGGTTAAGGAGAGGTTGGTGTGGGTGGTCATAGATTTGAAATGGATGTGTTTGTCGGGGAATAGACACCGTTAAACTCATGTCACcactctcagcagcagcagcagcagctgagagatgGTGGAAAAAGAGGGGTCAGTTGTGTTGTGCCAAGTATCCTGTTTTATCATCAACAGGCTCATCTTTCATACCTGTGCAGTCCTGGGAGACATAGGCAGTTATACCCGCCAAGCCAGGGTCCATCGCCTCCTCGACAGCTTTcctaagagagagggagaaagaaaaaggaggaaagagagagcaaagagacagagagtgggtAAGGGAGTGAAGTTTATACCTGGAGTGGCAGCTGGTGTGGTTGCTAGTTCATCTTTTATTatactgtgttgtgttataTAATGTGTTGTGAACACAAATGAAAGTTTCATTACCATAAATTACTTTTGTCTGCTACAGGACAGCCATGCCTGGGCTTTGTAGTGAGTGTGATATTTCTACACCCATGTCACATATACACAGCTCAATAGGTAACTATAAAAAAATCCTGCAGTTTCTTAGTGTTATCTGCATTTGCTGTTTTAGGCAgttgaatcattttaaattgtatatatatatatatattttaatctaATGCTTTGCTACCGTCTTCCTCTCCACTTAGATACTTCATCATTATGTGATTAAAGACAGAAGTGGGGTGGATTTAAGTCACATGTAAGAGTGTAACTATACTCAGATCAAACTTTTTAGACTTACTTGAGGATGTGTGCCACCACAGCAGGTCCGTACCAGTCCCCTGCCTGTTTCCCCATCGTCAGGCCTAAGCGGACCAGCCGGTGGAGGCCCAGCTGAGCCGAGGGGCTGTCCCCGAACCAGGACACCAGTGTGCGGTGGTACATCTCTTTCAAATGTGCATCTGCCTCCTCTGCAGATCCTGGGGCCTGGGCTTGAGGCACAGGTGGTAATTCGGGGTCAGAGGGTCTGTGGGAACCTTGCAGAGAAGCCTCCAGAGAGGCAACCAGACGTTTGGCTGCAGTGGTTGTCCACGTCTCTGTGTCTAAAGGCTGGAGGGTCAGTGCCTCTGACCAGGTCCAGTCTGTGGAGGTAAAAAATATCACGTACGAAACATCAGCTACAATCAACAttagaaaccaaaaacaaagtaacattttaaaatcagctaTGGGTAGCAATGTTATTAGGCCTAACAACTGTATTTCTCACAAACTCCCCTGATAAAACTCCATACTTCTAGAGTTGagatttaatgaaaacaaattagaAAATTAAACAGATTAGGTGTGATGGCTCAAAACTACTTTAAtatgacaacaaagaaaatagACAAACAAATTACTcaaattacttaaaaaaaaaatcaaggtcTTACTTGTAGTGCAAGACCAGAGCAGCCTAAAGGTTTCAGGAAAATAATGAGAGGCACCAGGTATTTATGAGGCTCTCTTAAGTTCCATTTAGACCATCGCCATTAAGAACAAAAAGTCTTTCAGAACTTGTGAAATTAAAGGATTTAGCCTTAAACAGACAGAACCGTGTGTGCTTCTGTTACAGAATATGTGTAATATTCTGTTCAATTATAAGTTTGAGTGTCCCAGTATTTCACTTTAACTGTGCCTTAGCCTTACAAACAGGGTGGGAGCAGAAGGCGGAGAGAATGGGAGTGGCCCGGGCTATAAAATGGGCCAGAGTAGAGTCTAAGGCATTAACAAAATGACCTTGATCCAAAGTGAATCAAAGTGAAATTGATCAATAAATATCCTTAAGTGGCCATTAGTCACTTTATAGAGAAATATTTCACCAGTGACATATTTTAGATTTGACAGAAGAACaagttttaaatattgttttctaAATGACTGCATTAAACTGGCACTGTCATCTCATTATGTGGAACCATAAAGTCTAGGAGACTTCAGAGACAATAGATCTCACAAAGATATGAGGGATTCACTCATTTTAAATGACCTGCATCAACTAAATTAAACTTTCTGTTTGAGGTTGAGGTTGAGGAAACTCTCAAAACAAGTCTGGCTTTCTGCACCTGGAATAAAGAAacttaatatgaaataaatttAAAGTGTATTCCAAAATGACCTACAATATTTGACTTAATTCACTTAATGCTTCTTATTTCGTTCTTTGTTCTAAAATAAAGACTTTTGCTGATGattatctctgtctgtctccacatTCATAGACATTGCAAAAATGAACACCTGAGAGCTGCAGGGTGTGAGCAGTGTCCAAATACCAGCCAAACTGGCAGCTTCCCCTCTCACTCAAAGGCACTTTAATAGTGGCCGTTAAATGAGACATTTGAGATACTAATATCCTctttcaaaaccaaaaaaatccaGCTAAAGTGATTTTCCCTTCTCAGATTGTTTAGTGTAAACTGCCACATCTAGCTTGACTTTGAACTGAGAGAAATCAAACTCCACTTATGGCATATTAGTCCACACTTTTCATACATGGGGTTTTACTGTCAGTGAGGTTGAGGTACCATCATTTCACTCACCTCTGCCCAGGAAGTGTAGAGTGAGTGCCTGAGCCAGCATCATCTGTCCAGCCCTCAGCATGCATCCCCAGCCACAGTCGGAGGTCAGGGTGGAGCCGGGCAAGGGAGGGAACTCCTCCCTGTAGGTCAGCCACACTCGAGACGCGAAATCCTTCCGGAAAGCCTCCACGTTCCCCATGACAAAGTCCTCATCAGAGGTTTCATAGCAGGCTTCTGTGAGACTGTCGTCATCTGAGGCAAACAAATGACCGTGGGATCAACTCAGTTAACTTTTTCCATCTGAAACTTGTGAAAGATTCTTACTCCAAACAGTGTGCAAAGTGCTTGTCTTGTCTTGACAATAATTACTGAGACAATGCTGTCCTAGTCCTGAGACTAAACCAATTGGTGATCATCATTTCTGGTCCCTGCCAACATAATAAAGTGCTGGTAAATGTTTTACTCCATGCATTTATTCCCTTAATCAGACCCCACCAGACTGTTATTACTCTGAGGTTAAGTGGAGGATAAATGTAGAGAAGCATGTCAAACCAGACTCATAAAGAAAGTGGAAAGTTCCTCAACAAACAGATATAGCTCTATGTTTCCATGAAGTTTGAAACAGTGCTTCTTTATGTTATATTACAGTGTGAAACTTTTGCATATTTAAGCATGTGAACATCATTACAGGgcatgcactgtgtgtgtaagtgtactGCCAGTAGCtgttatgtatgtgtatgtgtgtgtgtgtgtgtgtgtgtgtgtgtgtgtgtgtgtgtgtgtgtgtgtgtgtgtgtgtatactgtaccTTCAACTTTAAAATGGTAACATTTTCCCAGAAGAAGCACTGGGGAATTTCTACTGAATGAGGTCTTTGATTTCAGAGCCCAACCTaagacacacaataaaaagTCAATATattatgcttttgtttttatggttaaAGACACAACAAGCTCTGATAAAACCTATTTACTTAGTTGACTGGCACACCTACTCCCATCATTCAATGTTCTGGCTTGGACCCAAGATTTCTTCCTACTGCAGtattctgttttttccccacttcCTGTTACATTAAATGCAGGGAATAAccacattgtgtgttttttgagggggataaacagaaacagcagaaactttAGTGTTAGTgagctgaaagaaaacacacaaactagtGTGAACAGTGTGACAAAGAACTATTTTAAGGGGCTGACTCAACAGCAGTAGGTTCTTGTCTCATTGAATTGTggagcatgttttatttgtgctcCTCCTGTGTCCGCAGTACATGTTATTGTTGGTATCTCTGCATTGCAATTGTACTGATACCAATTTAGGGGAGGCTACAAATTCAAATTTAGTTAAGTTATATCGACAGGTCGACACGGCACTGCAGTGATGCATGAAACAAAGTGGACACAGGCGACTAAGCATGGATGGcagtactctgtgtgtgtgtgtgtgtgtgtgtgtgtgtgtgtgtgtgtgtgtgtgtgttctggccTCAAGAAAATTACTTACTGTACTTCACATTGTGCCACACTGACAAGAACTTTGTCTTCAATTTTTCCACCTCGTCGCTCCCTTTATTCTCCATTTGGACCAAGAGGGGATGGAACCCATTCCCACACAGCATACAAACCTTGGTACACAGCggacacacggacacacacacacacacacgcacgcacgcacgcacacagagTTGAGTGTAGCAGTTATCACTTCACAGTTAAAAACTACATGAAATCACAGCTTGCAGTGAATCCGTCGTTACCTTTGAGCTCCTTCGATCAGCTGTTCTGCCGCTCACAGCTGCTCTCGTAGCTCCGCACAAAGCTTCAAACGTCACATTGTGTTATACAGACAATCTAACACATATAGTCTGTTGCTCATGATTTGCTCCGTGGCCTCACACTGCCCTGCGATTGCCAATGTTTACACTTTGAGGAAGTAGGAGAGTCAAGTCAGCTGATCTCGCGGTGTTTCCGCCGGGTCcaaggagagaaggaagaggcAGGTCTCCGATGGCTCGATTTAAAAGTCAGAGTAGCCCGAGAGGGCGGTGTTTCAACCCACTATTCACACCGTCTTAAGTGGATATTCCGCTCGAGTGGGATATTGTAGCAAAACAAGCGCTCTGTGTTGTGTAAAGGCAGGGCCACGATCAAAAAGCAAGATGGACATTTGTGCCAGCTTCACAGCATCGCTCCTGATTTTCACCTTCACAACGTTGTTATTACAGTACTGTGTTGATGGTCATCTAAAAATGTGCCCCTTTGATTATCTATATGAAACATCATGAACAACATTAATGAGTGTAGAGCTTTTACCAGTTAATGCGATACAATTATTAGACTTACTTATTTTTCAAGTTATATTGCAATTGGGATATTTTCATAAACTTTTTATCCTACCAAATAATTTGACGTTTATCATTTTATCACTTGAGACTTATAAATGCTTTTCGAATACAGAACCAAAgtgtgtgattttcttttctcatagTGTATATTTAGTTTTC from the Lates calcarifer isolate ASB-BC8 linkage group LG17, TLL_Latcal_v3, whole genome shotgun sequence genome contains:
- the atg4c gene encoding cysteine protease ATG4C, which translates into the protein MLCGNGFHPLLVQMENKGSDEVEKLKTKFLSVWHNVKYSWALKSKTSFSRNSPVLLLGKCYHFKVEDDDSLTEACYETSDEDFVMGNVEAFRKDFASRVWLTYREEFPPLPGSTLTSDCGWGCMLRAGQMMLAQALTLHFLGRDWTWSEALTLQPLDTETWTTTAAKRLVASLEASLQGSHRPSDPELPPVPQAQAPGSAEEADAHLKEMYHRTLVSWFGDSPSAQLGLHRLVRLGLTMGKQAGDWYGPAVVAHILKKAVEEAMDPGLAGITAYVSQDCTVYSADVVDSHRAPTAGQASAERSDAPPPPQNNQPASSSTLPDSRAVIILVPVRLGGEKTNPEYFEFAKSILSLEYCIGIIGGKPKQACYFVGFQDDSLIYMDPHYCQSFVDVSTSDFPLQSYHCPSPKKMPFSKMDPSCTIGFYSRSIQDYERISQELSKVLQPSAKEKYPAFTFVQGHGRDYDLSAGLTPEKREWPFIRDPRRTVTTAGDFVLL